One window from the genome of Gadus morhua chromosome 16, gadMor3.0, whole genome shotgun sequence encodes:
- the LOC115561809 gene encoding cytochrome P450 2F2 isoform X1 — MDVSTTLGLAGLVLTLLWWLTAKYRSNVNLPPGPRGLPLLGNLLQLDKLAPFTTLLKLSASYGPVMTLHLANQRLVVLVGYDVIKEALVENPDDFTSRGPIPLLVRATRGYGLAISNGERWKQLRRFTLSTLRDFGMGRKGMEEWIKEESRHLVDRITSTKASPFDPTFLMSCTVSNVICCLVFGERFSYDNEHFLSLLKIISQTLKHFSSPVGQLYNVFPWLPDRLSRRHRAAFNNIEKLRKFIMEKILEHQDTMNPSSPRDYIDCFLTRLKQEKDNPTSEFTLENLESTVLNLYLAGTETTSTTIRFALSVLIKYPDIQEHMQREIASVIGSERCPNMEDRKSLPFTDAVIHEVQRLLDIVPMNLPHYAEHDISFRGYDIPKVQSSFPNNIHSPNADVSSTTLCSNCVTCQQGTMIIPMLHSVLREEKHWETPWSFNPQHFLDPDGNFKKNPAFLPFSAGKRSCVGESLARMEIFLFMVSLVQRFTFSCPSGPEHIDLSPEHSSFASLPRTYHIVATPRQN, encoded by the exons ATGGATGTTTCCACCACATTAGGGTTAGCGGGGTTGGTTTTAACTTTGCTCTGGTGGTTGACAGCTAAGTATAGAAGTAATGTCAATTTACCCCCAGGTCCCCGTGGACTCCCACTACTGGGGAACCTTCTACAGCTGGACAAACTCGCACCTTTCACAACGCTGCTCAAG CTCAGTGCCAGCTACGGCCCGGTGATGACCCTACATTTGGCTAACCAGCGGTTGGTGGTTCTTGTCGGGTACGATGTGATAAAGGAGGCCCTGGTGGAGAATCCAGATGATTTCACCTCTAGGGGACCTATTCCTCTCCTGGTCAGGGCGACCAGGGGCTACG GCTTGGCCATCAGTAATGGAGAGCGGTGGAAGCAGCTGCGTCGCTTCACCCTGTCCACGCTCAGAGACTTTGGCATGGGGCGGAAGGGGATGGAGGAGTGGATCAAAGAGGAGAGCAGACACCTGGTGGACCGCATCACTAGCACTAAAG CAAGTCCCTTTGATCCGACCTTCTTAATGAGCTGCACCGTCTCCAACGTGATCTGCTGCCTGGTGTTTGGTGAGCGCTTCAGCTACGATAATGAACACTTCCTCAGCCTTCTGAAGATCATCTCACAGACGTTAAAACATTTCAGCAGCCCTGTCGGCCAG CTGTACAACGTCTTCCCCTGGCTGCCGGACCGACTTTCGAGGCGGCATCGTGCTGCTTTCAACAACATTGAAAAGCTCCGCAAGTTCATCATGGAGAAGATCCTGGAGCACCAGGACACCATGAACCCTAGCTCCCCCAGAGACTACATCGACTGCTTTCTGACCCGACTCAAACAG GAGAAGGACAATCCCACTTCTGAGTTTACACTTGAAAACTTGGAGTCCACTGTATTGAATCTGTACCTGGCAGGAACGGAGACAACCAGTACAACCATCAGATTTGCACTGAGCGTGCTCATAAAATACCCTGACATACAAG AGCACATGCAGCGAGAGATTGCCTCTGTCATTGGGTCAGAACGTTGCCCAAATATGGAAGACAGGAAGTCCCTCCCCTTTACGGATGCAGTGATCCATGAAGTCCAGAGGCTTCTGGACATCGTCCCAATGAATCTCCCTCACTATGCTGAGCATGACATCTCATTCAGGGGCTATGACATCCCCAAGGTACAGTCATCCTTTCCAAACAACATACACAGTCCAAATGCTGATGTCTCCTCCACAACCTTGTGCTCTAATTGTGTCACGTGTCAACAGGGCACCATGATCATTCCCATGTTGCACTCTGTTCTGAGAGAAGAGAAACACTGGGAAACCCCCTGGTCGTTCAATCCCCAGCACTTCCTGGACCCGGATGGCAACTTCAAGAAGAACCCTGCATTTCTTCCATTCTCAGCAG ggaagAGGTCCTGTGTGGGAGAGTCTCTGGCCCGGATGGAGATCTTTCTCTTCATGGTGTCTCTGGTGCAGCGGTTCACCTTCAGCTGTCCGTCAGGACCAGAGCACATCGACCTCAGCCCAGAGCACAGCAGCTTCGCCAGTCTGCCGCGCACCTACCACATCGTCGCCACGCCACGCCAAAactga
- the LOC115561809 gene encoding cytochrome P450 2C15 isoform X2, with product MDVSTTLGLAGLVLTLLWWLTAKYRSNVNLPPGPRGLPLLGNLLQLDKLAPFTTLLKLSASYGPVMTLHLANQRLVVLVGYDVIKEALVENPDDFTSRGPIPLLVRATRGYGLAISNGERWKQLRRFTLSTLRDFGMGRKGMEEWIKEESRHLVDRITSTKASPFDPTFLMSCTVSNVICCLVFGERFSYDNEHFLSLLKIISQTLKHFSSPVGQLYNVFPWLPDRLSRRHRAAFNNIEKLRKFIMEKILEHQDTMNPSSPRDYIDCFLTRLKQEKDNPTSEFTLENLESTVLNLYLAGTETTSTTIRFALSVLIKYPDIQEHMQREIASVIGSERCPNMEDRKSLPFTDAVIHEVQRLLDIVPMNLPHYAEHDISFRGYDIPKGTMIIPMLHSVLREEKHWETPWSFNPQHFLDPDGNFKKNPAFLPFSAGKRSCVGESLARMEIFLFMVSLVQRFTFSCPSGPEHIDLSPEHSSFASLPRTYHIVATPRQN from the exons ATGGATGTTTCCACCACATTAGGGTTAGCGGGGTTGGTTTTAACTTTGCTCTGGTGGTTGACAGCTAAGTATAGAAGTAATGTCAATTTACCCCCAGGTCCCCGTGGACTCCCACTACTGGGGAACCTTCTACAGCTGGACAAACTCGCACCTTTCACAACGCTGCTCAAG CTCAGTGCCAGCTACGGCCCGGTGATGACCCTACATTTGGCTAACCAGCGGTTGGTGGTTCTTGTCGGGTACGATGTGATAAAGGAGGCCCTGGTGGAGAATCCAGATGATTTCACCTCTAGGGGACCTATTCCTCTCCTGGTCAGGGCGACCAGGGGCTACG GCTTGGCCATCAGTAATGGAGAGCGGTGGAAGCAGCTGCGTCGCTTCACCCTGTCCACGCTCAGAGACTTTGGCATGGGGCGGAAGGGGATGGAGGAGTGGATCAAAGAGGAGAGCAGACACCTGGTGGACCGCATCACTAGCACTAAAG CAAGTCCCTTTGATCCGACCTTCTTAATGAGCTGCACCGTCTCCAACGTGATCTGCTGCCTGGTGTTTGGTGAGCGCTTCAGCTACGATAATGAACACTTCCTCAGCCTTCTGAAGATCATCTCACAGACGTTAAAACATTTCAGCAGCCCTGTCGGCCAG CTGTACAACGTCTTCCCCTGGCTGCCGGACCGACTTTCGAGGCGGCATCGTGCTGCTTTCAACAACATTGAAAAGCTCCGCAAGTTCATCATGGAGAAGATCCTGGAGCACCAGGACACCATGAACCCTAGCTCCCCCAGAGACTACATCGACTGCTTTCTGACCCGACTCAAACAG GAGAAGGACAATCCCACTTCTGAGTTTACACTTGAAAACTTGGAGTCCACTGTATTGAATCTGTACCTGGCAGGAACGGAGACAACCAGTACAACCATCAGATTTGCACTGAGCGTGCTCATAAAATACCCTGACATACAAG AGCACATGCAGCGAGAGATTGCCTCTGTCATTGGGTCAGAACGTTGCCCAAATATGGAAGACAGGAAGTCCCTCCCCTTTACGGATGCAGTGATCCATGAAGTCCAGAGGCTTCTGGACATCGTCCCAATGAATCTCCCTCACTATGCTGAGCATGACATCTCATTCAGGGGCTATGACATCCCCAAG GGCACCATGATCATTCCCATGTTGCACTCTGTTCTGAGAGAAGAGAAACACTGGGAAACCCCCTGGTCGTTCAATCCCCAGCACTTCCTGGACCCGGATGGCAACTTCAAGAAGAACCCTGCATTTCTTCCATTCTCAGCAG ggaagAGGTCCTGTGTGGGAGAGTCTCTGGCCCGGATGGAGATCTTTCTCTTCATGGTGTCTCTGGTGCAGCGGTTCACCTTCAGCTGTCCGTCAGGACCAGAGCACATCGACCTCAGCCCAGAGCACAGCAGCTTCGCCAGTCTGCCGCGCACCTACCACATCGTCGCCACGCCACGCCAAAactga